CTCATTCTGCTCATCAGCCACAAGGGCAAACGGTATCTGCGCAAGCTCGAGTCGGGCGGCGAAGTGCATACCCATGACGGCAAGCTGCTCATGGATGAGGTGGCCGAGGCCGGCTTCGGCCAGTACGTCAAGACCCATCTCGGCAGGGCGTACCTGATACTCAAGCCGACCCTGCATGATCTGATCAAAGGCGTGAAGCGCCAGACCCAGATCATGTATCCCAAGGAGATCGGATATTTGATGATGAAGCTGGGTATCGGTCCCGGTTCCACGGTCATCGAATCCGGCACCGGTTCTGGCGGGCTGACCACGGCTCTGGCCTGGTTCGTGGGCGACACCGGCAAGGTGATCACCTATGAACGGCGTGCGGATTTCTTCAAGCTGGCGGGCAAGAACCTCGAGCGCGTGGGGTTGGCCAATCGTGTGGAGCAGGTCAACCAGAACATCGAGGACGGCTTCAAGCATTCCGGTGCAGACGCACTGTTCCTGGATGTGCGTACGCCTTGGGAATATCTCTCTTCCATCCCGGAGGCCGTCATTCCCGGTGCCATGTGCGGCTTTCTGCTGCCCACGGTGAACCAGGTGTCCGACCTGCTGCGCGGATTGGAGGACGGCCCGTTCGCTGAAATGGAAGTTCTGGAAATACTCATTCGCAGGTGGAAGCCGGTGGCCGACCGGTTGCGCCCGGATGATCGCATGGTGGCCCACACGGGCTTCCTGGTGTTCGCCCGGTACATGGAGCCGCCCAAGGACGCGTCCGACAGCCTTGAGTATGCAGATGACGGCGAGGCGGATGAGGAAAACCTGCCGGACGACCTGGACATTTCAGAAGATGAATAAGACAATGGCCCGCATATATGCGGGCCTTTTTTCGCTGGTCGCGCTGGAGATCGGGCAGGGCGACACCCCCTGCCTGCGAG
This DNA window, taken from Pseudodesulfovibrio sp. S3, encodes the following:
- a CDS encoding tRNA (adenine-N1)-methyltransferase → MIEPGQLILLISHKGKRYLRKLESGGEVHTHDGKLLMDEVAEAGFGQYVKTHLGRAYLILKPTLHDLIKGVKRQTQIMYPKEIGYLMMKLGIGPGSTVIESGTGSGGLTTALAWFVGDTGKVITYERRADFFKLAGKNLERVGLANRVEQVNQNIEDGFKHSGADALFLDVRTPWEYLSSIPEAVIPGAMCGFLLPTVNQVSDLLRGLEDGPFAEMEVLEILIRRWKPVADRLRPDDRMVAHTGFLVFARYMEPPKDASDSLEYADDGEADEENLPDDLDISEDE